One stretch of Miscanthus floridulus cultivar M001 chromosome 18, ASM1932011v1, whole genome shotgun sequence DNA includes these proteins:
- the LOC136520587 gene encoding cytochrome P450 709B1-like isoform X2 — protein sequence MGTGGVALVAAAVAVVVVTRLWTVLLHLVWRPYAVARAFARQGVRGPPYRVFVGNSKEVQAMRAATSGDTLDLTSHDYIPRVMPQYRAWMSLYGKVFLTWSSSTPALFVGSYDMVKRVLSDKSGLYGKPNPGPTILSLMGMGLAFTNGDDWSRHRRVVHPAFAMDKLKSMTGAMAACAAEVIRAWEARAAASGDGEGVTVEVGHQFTELTADVISHTAFGSSYRQGKEVFLAQRELQFIAFASINSVRVPGMQYVPTKANVRRWQLERTVRGTLMAIIGERLAAAKEARGYGSDLLGLMLEANAAGDDGGNRQQAMSMDEIIDECKTFFFAGHDTTSHLLTWAMFLLGTHPEWQQRLREEVIRECGGAEVPLRGDALNKFKLVTMVLYETLRLYGAVPMIARQATADADLCGVKVPKGTLLLIPIAMLHRDEEVWGADAGAFNPLRFRDGMGKAAAHPNALLSFSLGPRSCIGQDFAMLEAKATLALILRRFAFEVAPEYVHAPVDFLTLQPSKGLPVVLKLLDLLLCILAKNLAIASVTCLPTLFLPRVVHARPHWRRRRRWRRR from the exons ATGGGCACGGGAGGTGTAGCGctggtcgccgccgccgtcgccgtggtGGTGGTCACGAGGCTGTGGACGGTGCTGCTCCACCTGGTATGGCGCCCGTACGCCGTCGCGAGGGCGTTCGCGCGGCAGGGCGTCCGCGGGCCGCCGTACCGTGTCTTCGTGGGCAACAGCAAGGAGGTTCAGGCGATGCGGGCGGCGACGAGCGGCGACACGCTGGACCTCACCTCCCACGACTACATCCCGCGCGTGATGCCGCAGTACCGCGCGTGGATGTCACTCTACGGCAAGGTGTTCCTGACGTGGTCCAGCTCGACTCCGGCGCTGTTCGTGGGCAGCTACGACATGGTGAAGCGGGTCCTCTCCGACAAGTCGGGGCTGTACGGCAAGCCGAACCCGGGCCCCACCATACTGTCCCTGATGGGCATGGGCCTCGCCTTCACCAACGGCGACGACTGGTCGCGCCACCGCCGCGTCGTGCACCCGGCGTTCGCCATGGACAAGCTCAAGTCGATGACGGGGGCGATGGCGGCGTGCGCGGCGGAGGTGATCCGGGCGTGGGAGGCGCGCGCCGCCGCAAGCGGGGACGGGGAGGGGGTGACGGTGGAGGTGGGGCATCAGTTCACGGAGCTCACCGCCGATGTGATCTCGCACACGGCGTTCGGCAGCAGCTACCGGCAGGGGAAGGAGGTGTTCCTGGCGCAGCGGGAGCTCCAGTTCATCGCCTTCGCCTCCATCAACAGCGTGCGCGTGCCGGGCATGCAGTACGTGCCCACCAAGGCCAACGTGCGCCGCTGGCAGCTCGAGCGCACGGTGCGGGGCACGCTCATGGCCATCATCGGCGAGCGCCTCGCCGCTGCGAAGGAGGCGAGGGGCTACGGCAGCGACCTGCTCGGCCTCATGTTGGAGGCCAACgccgccggcgacgacggcggcaaTAGGCAGCAGGCCATGAGCATGGACGAGATCATCGACGAGTGCAAGACCTTCTTCTTCGCCGGCCACGACACGACCTCGCACCTCCTCACCTGGGCCATGTTCCTCCTCGGCACGCACCCAGAGTGGCAACAGCGGCTCAGGGAGGAGGTGATCCGGGAGTGCGGCGGCGCCGAGGTGCCCCTCCGCGGCGACGCCCTCAACAAGTTCAAGCTC GTGACCATGGTGCTGTACGAGACGCTCCGGCTGTACGGCGCGGTGCCGATGATCGCGAGGCAGGCGACAGCGGACGCGGACCTCTGCGGCGTGAAGGTGCCCAAGGGCACCCTCCTGCTGATCCCGATCGCGATGCTCCACCGCGACGAGGAGGTGTGGGGCGCGGACGCCGGCGCGTTCAACCCGCTCCGGTTCCGGGACGGCATGGGCAAGGCGGCGGCGCACCCGAACGCGCTGCTGTCCTTCTCCTTGGGCCCGCGGTCGTGCATCGGGCAGGACTTCGCGATGCTGGAGGCCAAGGCCACGCTGGCGCTCATCCTGCGGCGGTTCGCCTTCGAGGTGGCACCGGAGTACGTGCACGCGCCGGTCGACTTCCTGACGCTGCAACCGTCGAAAGGGCTCCCGGTCGTGCTCAAGCTCTTGG ATTTACTCCTTTGCATTCTCGCCAAAAATTTAGCAATTGCATCAGTCACGTGCCTCCCCACGCTCTTCCTTCCCCGCGTCGTGCATGCGCGCCCGCACTGGagacgaagaagaagatggcGGCGGCGTTAG
- the LOC136520587 gene encoding cytochrome P450 709B1-like isoform X1 — MGTGGVALVAAAVAVVVVTRLWTVLLHLVWRPYAVARAFARQGVRGPPYRVFVGNSKEVQAMRAATSGDTLDLTSHDYIPRVMPQYRAWMSLYGKVFLTWSSSTPALFVGSYDMVKRVLSDKSGLYGKPNPGPTILSLMGMGLAFTNGDDWSRHRRVVHPAFAMDKLKSMTGAMAACAAEVIRAWEARAAASGDGEGVTVEVGHQFTELTADVISHTAFGSSYRQGKEVFLAQRELQFIAFASINSVRVPGMQYVPTKANVRRWQLERTVRGTLMAIIGERLAAAKEARGYGSDLLGLMLEANAAGDDGGNRQQAMSMDEIIDECKTFFFAGHDTTSHLLTWAMFLLGTHPEWQQRLREEVIRECGGAEVPLRGDALNKFKLVSPLHLKLIKLASAEQVYIRTVTACERACASQPCSYVVSQVTMVLYETLRLYGAVPMIARQATADADLCGVKVPKGTLLLIPIAMLHRDEEVWGADAGAFNPLRFRDGMGKAAAHPNALLSFSLGPRSCIGQDFAMLEAKATLALILRRFAFEVAPEYVHAPVDFLTLQPSKGLPVVLKLLDLLLCILAKNLAIASVTCLPTLFLPRVVHARPHWRRRRRWRRR, encoded by the exons ATGGGCACGGGAGGTGTAGCGctggtcgccgccgccgtcgccgtggtGGTGGTCACGAGGCTGTGGACGGTGCTGCTCCACCTGGTATGGCGCCCGTACGCCGTCGCGAGGGCGTTCGCGCGGCAGGGCGTCCGCGGGCCGCCGTACCGTGTCTTCGTGGGCAACAGCAAGGAGGTTCAGGCGATGCGGGCGGCGACGAGCGGCGACACGCTGGACCTCACCTCCCACGACTACATCCCGCGCGTGATGCCGCAGTACCGCGCGTGGATGTCACTCTACGGCAAGGTGTTCCTGACGTGGTCCAGCTCGACTCCGGCGCTGTTCGTGGGCAGCTACGACATGGTGAAGCGGGTCCTCTCCGACAAGTCGGGGCTGTACGGCAAGCCGAACCCGGGCCCCACCATACTGTCCCTGATGGGCATGGGCCTCGCCTTCACCAACGGCGACGACTGGTCGCGCCACCGCCGCGTCGTGCACCCGGCGTTCGCCATGGACAAGCTCAAGTCGATGACGGGGGCGATGGCGGCGTGCGCGGCGGAGGTGATCCGGGCGTGGGAGGCGCGCGCCGCCGCAAGCGGGGACGGGGAGGGGGTGACGGTGGAGGTGGGGCATCAGTTCACGGAGCTCACCGCCGATGTGATCTCGCACACGGCGTTCGGCAGCAGCTACCGGCAGGGGAAGGAGGTGTTCCTGGCGCAGCGGGAGCTCCAGTTCATCGCCTTCGCCTCCATCAACAGCGTGCGCGTGCCGGGCATGCAGTACGTGCCCACCAAGGCCAACGTGCGCCGCTGGCAGCTCGAGCGCACGGTGCGGGGCACGCTCATGGCCATCATCGGCGAGCGCCTCGCCGCTGCGAAGGAGGCGAGGGGCTACGGCAGCGACCTGCTCGGCCTCATGTTGGAGGCCAACgccgccggcgacgacggcggcaaTAGGCAGCAGGCCATGAGCATGGACGAGATCATCGACGAGTGCAAGACCTTCTTCTTCGCCGGCCACGACACGACCTCGCACCTCCTCACCTGGGCCATGTTCCTCCTCGGCACGCACCCAGAGTGGCAACAGCGGCTCAGGGAGGAGGTGATCCGGGAGTGCGGCGGCGCCGAGGTGCCCCTCCGCGGCGACGCCCTCAACAAGTTCAAGCTCGTGAGCCCCCTCCACCTTAAGCTTATTAAGCTAGCTAGCGCCGAGCAGGTGTATATCCGCACGGTGACCGCCTGCGAGCGTGCATGTGCATCACAGCCATGTTCTTATGTTGTTTCGCAGGTGACCATGGTGCTGTACGAGACGCTCCGGCTGTACGGCGCGGTGCCGATGATCGCGAGGCAGGCGACAGCGGACGCGGACCTCTGCGGCGTGAAGGTGCCCAAGGGCACCCTCCTGCTGATCCCGATCGCGATGCTCCACCGCGACGAGGAGGTGTGGGGCGCGGACGCCGGCGCGTTCAACCCGCTCCGGTTCCGGGACGGCATGGGCAAGGCGGCGGCGCACCCGAACGCGCTGCTGTCCTTCTCCTTGGGCCCGCGGTCGTGCATCGGGCAGGACTTCGCGATGCTGGAGGCCAAGGCCACGCTGGCGCTCATCCTGCGGCGGTTCGCCTTCGAGGTGGCACCGGAGTACGTGCACGCGCCGGTCGACTTCCTGACGCTGCAACCGTCGAAAGGGCTCCCGGTCGTGCTCAAGCTCTTGG ATTTACTCCTTTGCATTCTCGCCAAAAATTTAGCAATTGCATCAGTCACGTGCCTCCCCACGCTCTTCCTTCCCCGCGTCGTGCATGCGCGCCCGCACTGGagacgaagaagaagatggcGGCGGCGTTAG